DNA from Agathobaculum sp. NTUH-O15-33:
GCACCGCATCCGCCAGTGTGCGCTCGCCGCGCTGCACCTCGCGGATCACCGGCACGGCAATGCGCAGCCGCCGCAAAAGCTTCACCTTTTCCAGCGTGCGCACATCCTCATCGGAATAGTTCCGGTAGCCGTTTTCGCCCCGCGTGGGCGACAGCAGCCCTTCCTTTTCATAAAAGCGGATATTGGCCCGCGTCAGCCCTGTTTTCAGTTCCGCCTCTGCGATCGTCATATCACGCACCTGCCTTTGTACCTCCTATTATAGAGGGTAAAGTGGGTTCACAGTCAAGCGATTTCTCAAAAAAACGCCGGAATAAGCAAGGCGGCCGTGCGGGATGATCCCGCACGGCCGCCGACGCGTCATCCGCAGCGTTTTCCGTCGTACTTTGTGACTGCAAAGGGATAGGAACGCGTTTCCGTGTGCACACCGAGCGCGTCCAGCGACCGCGCAAGATCGCTGACCACCGTCAAGTCGTGATCGCGCTGGGCGATGGAAAGCTTCATCGTACCGTTGTACGAGCTGATGAGCAGCGCGAACGGCTGCGCCGCCGAGGGCAGCACCGCGCCGTAATCAAGCACATAGGGCAGGCAGCACGCGGGCAGCTTGAACTCGCCCACGTTGGTGATGAGGAAGCTATCCTCCAAAACAAAATCGCGGCACAGCTTTTGGCCCTGCACGCACTTTTCATCAAGCGGCATCGCTGCCTCGTGCAGCTCGCGGCAGGTATCGGACGCGCGCTTGGCGCGGTACATGAGCTGCTCCGGCTGCATCTGGTCCTTCAAAAACGCCTTGGTGCGGCGGAACACCTCGTCCACCGGCAGGTCGCGGTATTCGGGCAGATAGGGCAGATCGATAAAGCAGATGAAATACCGGGTCGTCACCGTGGGCAGCAGCGGCCGCAGATCGACCGGGATCTGCGCAATAACCGGCTTTTTCCTCCCCGCCGAACTTATGATCGAACGCGCGCATGAACAGCGGCGCGACCACGGAAAGCGGGCTTACCCCAATGCCCTTCGCATAGCTGTGTAACGCGGCGAACGGAAAGGTCACTTCGCTTACGATCTCCGGCCCGTCGCCAAGGTCGGTCAGATCCCACGCGTGCGCGGCTTCGGGCTTTTTCCAAATGCCCTCGGACGAAAACTCGCGGTCGGCGAGTTGGCGGTAGCCGTCCGCCGATTCCTCCGGCGAATAGCGCGTGTCCATCGCGCGGACCGAGCCGTCGTTTTCCACCGGCTTACCGGAAAGCTGTAAGTACTGGAGCAGCACGCAGCGGATAAATTCTTCAAACCCGCGCCCGTCCGAAATGGAATGCTGGTACTCCATCGTGATGGTATCGCCCTGATACCCGACGAGGAACAAATACCCGTTCGTATCGTCCGAGCCGATGGTATAGCGCCTGTCCGCCCCGTCGAACGGCAACACCACCGGCGGGCGCACGTTCTGCACATAGCGGAACGAGGTGGCCGTCGGCTGCACGGTGAGCATCATGTGCGGAAAGCGCAAAAGCGCCTTTTCTACCGCCTGCTGCAAGCAGCCGGGTCTCACCGGCTCGCTCATGCGGATGGTGTGGCGCGGCACGCAGGCCACGGTCTCGTGCGTGTTGTAAAGGAATATCTTGGCATAGCTATCCGTGCGGAGCAGAGGGTGCTCTTGCAGCAGTTGCATGTTGAGGGCCTCCTTCTAAAAAGCGGGACTGTCAATTTTTTCTTCACGCCCATTGTAGCACCGGCGATTTAATTTGTAAATCAAATTATGTGAAAAAAGTGACGAAAATGCAGCATAGCATACACGCTGTTCACTATCCGCCCTTTACGGCTTGAGCCATTTGTGGGCTTCCTCATCCGAGCAGGCTTCGCGCACCCACGGGTCTCCATCCAAGTGGCGAATGACCCAAAGGATGTAAATGCGGTAGCCGGGCGCGGCGGCCTGCGGATGCGGCAGGTTTTTGCCAATGGCGCAGAAGCTGCCGTCCGTTATTTTAAACACCTCGTCGCCCACAAAGGACGCGCCGAAGGCGGAGGGCTTTTCGGTGCGGAAATAATACACCTCGGGCTGGGGATGGTAATGCGGGATATAGCCCGACCAGCAGCCCTCGTACATGATGGTTTCGCCCAGCACCAAATTGGAATAGGGCGCGTCCGCGTATTCAAAGGCCGTGCGTACCAGCCGCTCGGCCTTGCCGCCCCAAAGACCCATGCAGCTTTCGTTCTCCCGCGTGTTTTCCGGCGTGTACAGCTTGGGGGCGAAGGCGCGCTCGTTGCCGGTGGCGACGAAGATCACCTCGCTGTCCGCGTGCGCTTCAATCGTAAACGTCGTGTCGCGGCATACATGCAGGCAGGTTAGCCCCTCGTCCATAAAGCTGTGGCGCTCGATCACGGCGGCCTGTCCGTCCCAGCCGAGCGTTACCTTGCCGTACAGCACCAGCGCCGCGACCTCATCGTTTTCGCGGCGTATTGTGCGCGTTTCACCGGCCTTCATCCGGTAGGCCCACATATCCATCTGCATTTCGCGATAGACGCCGTCCCGGTCCATGATCTTCCCCTCGCCGTCCGGCTGCCAGCGGGTATATCCAAAGCGTTCCTCTCTCATGCTGCATTCCTCCTTATCGGTTGCCTTTATTATACGAAAAAGTACCGCCCCGTGTCAAACACGGAGCGGTAAAAATAGGATGATTTATTGAGCAACCGGAATTTCGATCCCGCCGACGGTGATCGATGCGATCTCCTCCACCGGCATGATCTGGTCGAACACCTTACCCTTTTGGCATTCCGTCTTTCCGTTTTTGGGCGAGATGCTGCCGCCGGCATTTGTCAGATCCATCGTCGTGCCGTCCGTTTTGTGCAGCGTGATGGGAAGGCTTTCAAAATAGCGCTGGCTCTCGCGGCGGTTTTGCTCGGGCTCGCGGCCGCTCGGCGCGTCGTCGTCCCACTGTACCTCGCTGTCGACTGTGTAATCGACGCGCACCGCCAGCGGCGACAGCGTGATTCGATCGATCTTCGCGTTCATGCCGTTCAGGTCAAAGGTCTGGCCAGCGGGCAGGCTGACCGAGGTATCCTCAAAATCAAAGTCGAATTTGAACTTCCATTTGCCTTCGATCAAGGTGTAATCCTCGTTGCCGTCGTTAAATTTCAGGTTTTGGAAGCTCGCCTTGGCCTTGCCCGGCTTTAGTTCGCCGTCCACCGACATCATTTCGACAAATTGAATTACATTATCGCCCGGTGTCTCGTCGATAAAGAACGAGCCGCCGTGGCTGCCGCCCATGTAGGAGATATCCGTGGACGAATCTTCAAAATGCAGCGGCAAATAGCCGTACTCGTTACCCGTCAGATCAAACGGCGTGCCGTCGTCCCGCCTGATCTCATAGACCATGGCGTAGTTGTACTTATCGCCGATGATGGCCTCCGCCGTGATCGTCACGCCGTTATCGGTCGCGGATGCGCCGATCGGCTTGCCGATCTTATCCACAATCTCGGTATGCGCCGTGCCGAACACGCCCGCAAACGATTCGCTCGCCAGCTTGTTGTATACTACCGCCGCGCCCGCGCCGATCGAAAGCACCAGCGCCGCCGCGATACCTACCGCCGCGATTCTGGAAAGCGGACGGCGCGCGCGCCGCTGCGGCTTCTCCTGCGCCTCCATCAGGCCCTGCACCATGCGGGCCTTGGCTTCACCGGAAAAACGCAGACTGTCCAGCGCTTCATTATACTCTCTGTTATCGTTATACTCTTTGTTCACAATAATCGCCTCCCAAAAGTGTGCGCAGCTTGTCCCTGCCCCGGCTGAGCTGTGTGGTCACAGCCGCCTCGCTCCGTTCCAGCAGCGCCGCTGTTTCGCGCACCGAATAGCCTTCGTAATAATGCAAATAAACAGCTTCGCGGTATTTTTGCGGCAGCTCCATCACCGCTTCTAAAACGGCGTTATCCGGCGCTTCCGGCGCGGCGGACGATGCCGCCGCCTCGATACCGACCGCCTTACGGCGGTAGGCCCGCAGTTCATCCTTGCAGGCGTTCGCCGTCGCGCGGATGATCCACGCCTTTTCGTGGGCGGGGCTGTCGAACACCTGCCCGCTCGTCAATAGCTTGAGGAATACGTTTTGGCAGATATCCTCCGCGTCCTGCGTTGATTTCAAATAGGTGTAGGAAAGCCGCAGGATCAGGTCGGAGTAGGTCTCCACCAGCCGCTCGGCCTCCTGCATGCCAAATTGTTTCATGGTTTCATCTCCTTTGAAGGGGCCCTTCACCTACAATACGAACGGGCGCGGCAAAACCTTGCACAAAAAAATAAATAAGGGACGATTTTTTAAATCGTCCCTTATTATAACACATTTTGCGGTTTTACCGAACGCCGCGCGCCTGACGGGCTTTCCGCCCGATGCGCACCGGTTTTGCACCGCTCTCGATTTGTCCCGTGCGCCGCGTGGATAGCAGCAGGCCGAACAATAGCATGGTCTGGCACAAATACAGGCCGCCATAGGAAAACAGCGGCAGACCGTAGGCCGCGAAAAGAATAATGCCGAAATTCTGCAACACATAAGCCATGGTCTGGCACGCAAACGTCAGCATGATCGCCCAGCTCATCATTTTGGCGAGCACGCCGCCCTGCCGGTGCGCCAGCTGAAAGCCCCGCGCCAACAGTACCAACACTACGGTTAGTACCAGCGCGAACGCGATCCAGCCCCATTGCAGCTTAGCGGCGGCAAGAATAAATTGGGTAGCACCTTCCCCCTTTACAGTAGCAAGCCTTTCTGCACGGCTGTCAGGCGGAACCACCCCGCCAAACAGCGCTTCCCAAACTGCCGATCCCAGATAACCCTGATATTGATTATCCAGCGCCGGATTAAGTATTGCCGCAACACGTTCCCTTATATGGGGTATATTGCGAATAATCCATATTACTCCGGCCGCTATCAAAGCAACGGGCGACAGCGCAAGAGCAATCTGCCGTTTGCGCCCTCCGCCAAATGCACCGCGCCATACGGCGCAGCAAAGCAGCGCGGTGCAGACCAATACAAGCGTTAAAAGACCCGACGTACTTGGAATTGCTAAGGCCACAAACATCATAGATACCATGGCGGCTATGCAAGTGCATACGCCTGTCGTCCCTTTCCGCGCTGCGAATACAGCACCGTCGCAAACGCGACGGGAAACAACCAAAGCCCGTACTCTGGATAGTACCATTTACCGTTCATGATAGGAGAACGCCAAAATGCAGCCGCCATGATGCCTGCCCAAATGGCATAGGTAAGCCTCGGATGCCTGCCCAACCAAGTATAATCAAGAAAATAACCGGCAAACAAACACACGGCACCTGCCAAGTATTGCAAAATTTGAACCTTCGATTCGTTTGCCGCCACCGGGTACACCCCAACACCGGCAATTAGATACTGGACGATCTTTCCAATTATCGCCACGCCAAGCACCAGCCCCAGCATCACCCAGTCGGGCGCGGGCCGCCACGCGCGGTCCAACGCGGTGCCGGTCTCCACCGCGTCGCCCATTTCGCGTATGGTCGCTTCGGCGGCGTGCGCTTCATCCATCCCTTGGTCGCGGAACGCTTCGTACTGATCGGTCAGGTGGCCGGCCAGCTCGTCCGCCGCGTAGGGTCTGGCGCGCTTCCAGCGCATTTGTCCGGTCGCTTCGTTCAGCCACAGCGCCAGCCGCGCGGGCAGCGGATGCTTCTGAGACGGCGGGGATACTTCCGGCAACGCGGGCGACTGTTCGCCGCGCGCCGCCGCGTCGCGTTCCAGCAGGCGCGTTAGGCCGTTTCGCACAGGGTCAGGCAAACGCATGGCTTTCGCCCCCCTTCAGCACGTGGTTCACCGCGCCGGAAAAGCGGCGCCATTCCTCGGTCTTTTCGGCAAGGCGCGCCCGGCCCTGCTCCGTCAGGTGGTAATATTTGCGCGTCCGGTTATCCGCCGAAGCGCAAACATAGCTCTGCACCGCGCCCTGCGTTTCCAGCGTGTGCAGCAGCGGGTAAAGCGTGCCCGCCTTAAACGCAAAGGTATCGTCCGACCGCTCGCGCAAGCGGTCGATCATTTGGTAGCCGTACAAATCCTCTTCCTCCAACAGGCGCAGCACCAATAGTACGGTACTGCCCGCGAGCAAGCTTTTATCAATGCCCATGGTCTATCCTCCTTATATCGATGTCCGATATATGCATTATATATCGATCATCGATACAAGTCAACCCTTGACAAGTCCGTCCGTCGGGCGTATTGTAAAAGAAAAACGGAGGAAGTTCCCCATGTCCGCATTTACGATCGATCCCATCTTATATGAAGGCCGCCCGGCGGACTGCACCGGCCGCGACCCGCGCGAGATCGCCTGTTACGACCTGCTTGACCGGCTGGGCGTACCCTTTTTCCGTCTCGATCATGACGAAGCGCCCTCAATCGAGTGCTGCGCCGCCGTGGAAGCGCGGCTGGGTACCGACATCTGCAAAAACCTGTTTCTGTGCAACCGGCAGAAAACGCAGTTTTACCTGCTTTTAATGCCGGGCGACAAGGAGTTTCGCACCAAAGATCTTTCCGCGCAGCTTGGCATTTCGCGGCTGTCGTTCGCGGGCCCGGAGCCGATGGAAGAATACTTAGGCGTAACGCCCGGCTCGGTCTCCGTGCTTGGCCTGCTGAATGATCCGGATAACACGGTTCGTCTTGTGATCGACCGCGGCGTGGTGGAGGGTCGCCCTTTTATCGGCTGCCATCCGTGCCGGAACACCTCGTCCCTTCGTATTGCGACGAGCGATCTGCTGGAAAAGATCCTGCCCGCCCTGCGGCACGATCCCACCTACGTGTCCTTATAAGCATAAAAGAGCGTCTGGAAATGGGATTTACCATTTCCAGACGCTCTTTTATGCCGTTATAGACGGATGGATACAAACGTTCCGTCCGCGGCTTCCACGTGGACAATCTCCAGTTTTTTGTACTGCTTCAAAACGGACAAGCACTCCCGCACCAGTTCACGCAAGTAACGCTTGGTCAAAAACTCGTCATAGGGCGGCGGAACCGATCTCCGCATATCCGCAAAGAGGGTCTCCGGCAGGAGCGCGACCGCCGCGCTTGCCAGAGACAGCGGTACGGGCAGCCACAAATTCACCCCTTCGGAACGGACAATAATGCGCATGCGCCGATCCTCCCGGTCTTATCCGATGAATACGCGAACCGTGGTACCGTCCGCCGCGGAAACCTCCACGATGTTGCCCAGCGTTTCATTATCCAAGCATTCCAGTATGGCGGTGGTCAGCGCGTCCAGATCAATGCCTTGCAGCTCTTCGTTTTTGATCGGCAGCTTGCCGGTCACCTTGAGTACTTGACGGATGATCTTTACCGGCAGCTGTACATTGACCTTATCTCCCGTCGTGCTGTCCACAACGACGCGCAGCATTTTATTTTCATAAGGCGCCGCGTCCGATACGGCGGGCATTGTCGCGCCGAATTCCTCCGCCGCGGGCGCGGGTTCGCCCAGCGCGTCGATTAAATCAACGGCCTGCTCGGCGGAAAGCTTGCCTTCCTCCACCATTTTCAGGATCCTTATTTTTTCATCCATATTCATAACCTCGTTTCCACGCGCCTGCGTCCGCGAACGCAGGGCAAGCGTTACTTATTTTGCTTTAACTGCTCCAGTGCTTCCGCCGGGCTGATCTCTCCGTTTTCCAGCGCGCCCAGAATGTCCTTTTTGCGTGAAGCGGCGGGCGACGGCGCGACCGGCTTTCCATCCAGCTTGCGAATGATATCGTCCAGCCGGGAGCGGACGGTCGGGTAGGAAATTTTCAGTTCCTTTTCCACTTCCTTAATGTTGCCGCGGCATTTCAAAAAGGTTTCCGCAAAAAACAGGTCTTCCGCCGCGAGATAATCGAACTTGCTTAGGGCAAAATCATTTTCTATGGCCGTATCACAGTTTTCACATTGCAGCTTGACGACCTTCAGCCTTTTTCCGCACACCGGACAGTGGCTGATCACCTGATACATCGCGACCACCTTCCCTCTTCTTAGTGTCTATAATATAAACCCCGAAATCAATAATGTCAATATATAATTTGAAATAATTAATATATATATTAAAATTCTTAATATCCAAGTCTTATATTATTTAATATTTACATAAAAAGGGGGAAATAACTCATCCTATTCCCTTAGCGGTGTTTTACCGCCGCTTTGATCCTATCACACGGCGGCGCGCTGCCTATCCCGTGCACGGTAAGCGCTTGACAAACTAACACCATTAGTTTATGCTGGATATAGAAACTAACACTGTTAGTTTGGAGGAACCCCCATGCCTAAAAAAGGACTGAGCCGCGACCGGATCGTCGACGCGGCGGCCGCGCTCGTCGAACAAAAGGGGCTGGAAAATATCACGCTGCACGAACTGGCAGGCGCACTCGGCGTGAAAACAGCCTCGCTTTACAACCACTTGCAGGGTCTGCCTGAACTAAACGCGCGCCTGTCCGAGCGCGCGCTGGAGCGCCTGATGGGATCGCTCGAAAGCGCCATGGAGGGCAAGACGGGGACGGACGCGCTGCGCGCCCTTGCCGCCTGCTACCGCTGCTTTGCGCGCGAACAGCCGCAGCTGTACAAGGCCATGCTCGGCCTGCCGGGCTTTGCCGATAACCGGCTGGACGAACTGAAAAACAGCTATATGCAGCTATTTCGCCGCGTGCTGGCCCCTTATGGCCTGACCGAGCAAAAGCAGGTGCACTTTTCCCGCCTGATGCGCAGCGTGCTGCACGGCTTTGTCTCGCTGGAAGCGGCGGGCTTTTTCCGCCGCGCGGTGGAAGCCGAAGAAAGCTACGGCTTTGCCGTTGCGCAATTATGTACGCAGATCGAAAACGCAGCAAAGGAGGCCGCCGAACATGGCGCAAAATGAAGACGCGCAAGCGCGTAAATTCCGGCAAATGACCGAAGCGCCGGTGGAGCCGCTCATTTGCAAAATGGCGGTGCCCACCATTATCAGCATGCTGATCACCTCGTTTTACAATATGGCGGATACCTTTTTCGTCGGCAAGCTCAGCACCAGCGCGACCGGCGCGGTCGGCGTTATCTTTCCGCTGATGGCGCTCATTCAGGCGATCGGCTTTTTCTTCGGTCAAGGCTCGGGCAACTATATTTCGCGCCAACTGGGCGCGCAGCATGAAGAAGAAGCCGAACGCATGGCCTCCACTGGCTTTTTTTCCGCACTGATGGCGGGGGCGCTTATTCTGGCTCTTGGTCTTGTGTTTCAAAACCCGCTGTGTCATCTGCTCGGCGCGACGGATACGATCTTCCCGCACGCGATCTCCTATATGCGCTTTATCCTGCTCGGCGCGCCGTATATGACCGCCGCGCTCGTTTTGAACAACCAGTTGCGCTTGCAGGGCAACGCGACCTACGCCATGATCGGTCTGGTGTCGGGCGGTATTTTGAATATCGCGCTCGATCCGCTGTTTATCTTTGCCTTTCATATGGGCGTGGCGGGCGCGGCCATCGCCACGATCTTGAGCCAGCTGGTCAGCTTTCTGCTGCTATTGTGGGGCGTGGAGCATTCGGGCGGCATTCCGATCCGGCTGAAGCTGTTTTCGCCCAGTCCCGCGCGCTTTCTCGCCATCGCGGGCGGCGGCGTGCCCAGTCTGTGCAGGCAGGGTCTTGCCAGCATCGCCATCACCTGCCTGAACACCGCCGCCCGTCCCTTTGGCGACGCGGCGATCGCGGCGATGAGCGTGGTCACCCGCGTCACCCAGTTCGCGTCCTCGGCGCTGATCGGCTTCGGTCAGGGCTATCAGCCAGTATGCGGCTTTAATTACGGCGCCAAGCGGTATGACCGCGTCACGCGCGGCTTCTGGTTTTGTGTGCGCGTGTCCAGTGTTTTGCTCGTTGTACTGGCGGTGCTCGGCGCGGTGTTCGCCCCGCAGCTCATCGCCCTGTTCCGCGCGGACGACGCGGAGGTCATCCGCATCGGCGCGGCGACGCTGCGCTGGCAGTGCCTGTCGTTCCCGCTGCTGGGCTATGTCATTCTGTGCAACATGCTGCTGCAAAACATCGCGTTCACCGTGCGGGCCAGCGTGGTCGCCGCCGCGCGGCAGGGGCTGTTCTTCATTCCGCTGGTGCTGGTGCTGCCGCGCCTGTTGGGGCTTACGGGCGTAATCTACTGCCAGCCCATATCCGATGTGTGCGCCTTCATCCTCTCTCTCGTATTGACCGCGCCCGTGCTCGTTCATCTTGCCAAGCTGGGCGCGGTGGGGCAAGACGCTTGACAGCCGCGCGCACGCCGCCTATACTGGGCTTAACATTTTATAAAATAAAAGGAATGAAACCATGAATGATCTGACCATCCGTCCGGAACGCCCGGCAGACGAGCGCGCCGTGGACGCACTGACGCGCGACGCGTTTTGGGACGTTTTTCGCCCCGGCTGTGTGGAGCACTATATTCTGCACCAGCTGCGCAAGCACCCGGATTTTATCCCGGAACTCAGCCTTGTCGCCGAGCAAAACGGCGGGATCGTCGGCCACATTGCCTACAGCCGCGCCGCCATCGTGCAGGAGAACGGCACGGAGTTCCCTTTGATTCTCTTCGGCCCGCTGAGCGTGCGGCCCGATCGCCAGAAATCCGGCGTAGGCGCCGCGTTGATACGCCATTCACTGGCCCTCGCCGGGGAACTGGGCTACCCTGCCGTTGCCGTGTGCGGCTGGCCGGATTATTACCCGCGCTTCGGCTTTCAGCGGGCGCGCGTTTTCGGCATCACGGACGCGGAGGGCCAATCGCCCGATCCGTTGATGGCGCTCGAATTGCAGTCCGGCGCGCTCGCCGGCGTTTCCGGCGTTCTCCGTGAGAGTGAAGCCTATTTTGACACTCCGCCCGCCGCGATTGACGCGTTTGACGCTACCTTTCCGCCCCGCGACAAGCACGTACTGCCGGGACAGTTCCTCTAACAAACACTGAGGGGCTGTAAAATAAATTCCCACAAGTGAATAGAAAACTGTTGCAAAGCGAAGAATGCTACCGATTTTGTCATTCTGAGGAGCGAAGCGACGAGACCGTAGTCCGCTATCCTCAATCTGCCGCTTGGCGGCATTTTAAGGAGCGCGAATCTCGCGCAAACGCGCGGAATTTACACTGGAAACGCGCGTTCGCGCGGGATTCTTCACTTCGTTCAGAATGACATTCGGGGGCCTTCCTTTTTTGCAACAGTTTTTTTATTTTACGGAAATTGTGCTTTATCGCTGTTTCCACACCGCCTGACGGCCATAGACAAACTGCACAACAAAACAAACACGTTTTTTGCTAAAGTGACAGATTTGTAAAATCCCCAAAAAATGTCCCCCCTGATGCAAAAAATCGATGTTCCCGAAGTGTTTTCCGTTTGATAAAATAATAACAAAAAGAGGCGTGAGGAGGGATAAATGCATGGAGTATATACTGGAAATGAAAGATATCAGCAAAACATTTCCCGGCGTAAAAGCGCTTGATCATGTTCAGCTTCGGGTAAAACCCGGCGAAGTGCACGCACTGATGGGCGAAAACGGTGCGGGCAAATCGACGCTGATGAAAATTCTGATGGGCATGTACACCAAGGACGACGGCGGCGAAATCCTCTTTAACGGAAAGCCCTACAAGGCTTCAAGCCCGAAGGAGGCAATGGATCTTGGCGTTGCCATGATCCATCAGGAACTCAATCCGATCCTTGATATGTCCGTGTATGAAAACATTTTTGTCGGGCGTGAGATCCGCAAAAATGGACTGGTAGACAAAAAGGCGGAGATCGAACAGGCGCAAAAGCTGATCGAAGAGAGCGGCCTGCATGTTTCGCCCGAGGAAATGCTGCGGAAACTGACAGTCGCGCAGTGCCAGCTGATCGAGATCATCAAGGCGATCTCCGTCAATGCGAAGGTCATCATCATGGACGAGCCAACCGCGGCGATCAGCGAGCGCGAGGTCGAACTGCTGTTTGGCCACATCCGCAAGCTTGCCGAAATGGGCGTCGCGATCATTTACATCTCCCACCGCATGGACGAGATCTTTTCCATCTGCGACCGCGTCAGCGTATACCGCGACGGCCAGTATATCGGTTCCGGCGACACGAAGGATTTGAACGAAGCACAGCTCATTAAGATGATGGTCGGCCGCGAGATCACCGACGTGTTCCCCAAGCTGGAAGCGCAGATCGGCGAGGTCGTTTTAGAGGCTAAAAACATCGTCCGTGTGGATCGCAAGGTCAAGGGCGTCAGCTTTTCCGTCCGCAAGGGTGAGATTCTTGGCATTGGCGGTCTGGTCGGCGCGGGGCGCAGCGAGCTGGTCGAGGGACTGTTCGGCATTCACGCGCTGTCGGGCGGCGAAATCTATATAAAGGGCAAGCAGGTTCACGTACATTCGCCAAGCGATATCATCAAAGAGGGCGTCGCGCTCATCACCGAGGACCGCAAGGGCACCGGTCTGAACCTGAGCGGCACGGTGGGCGACAATATTGCCATGGTGGCCATCCGCAAGCTGCTCTGCCACGGCCTTTACAACAAGAACAAGGCGCGCAGCGCATCGCTGGACTACATCAAAAAACTCAATATCAAAACTCCTTCCGGCGACCAGATCGTCGGCAACCTGTCCGGCGGCAACCAGCAAAAAGTCGTTATCGCCAAATGGCTGCTGAATGATCCCGATATCATCATTCTGGACGAGCCGACCCGCGGCATCGACGTCGGCGCCAAGCGCGACATCTATCTGCTGCTCGGCAAACTCGTACAGCAAGGCAAGGCAGTCGTCATGATCTCGTCCGAAATACCGGAACTGATGGGCGTGTGCGACAGGATCATGGTCATGTGCGAGGGCAATCTGTCCGGCGAGGTCAAGCGGGGCGAGTTCTCGCAGGAGCGCATTATGGCGCTGGCCTCCGCCATCGAGGTATGAGATA
Protein-coding regions in this window:
- a CDS encoding 5-deoxy-glucuronate isomerase; its protein translation is MREERFGYTRWQPDGEGKIMDRDGVYREMQMDMWAYRMKAGETRTIRRENDEVAALVLYGKVTLGWDGQAAVIERHSFMDEGLTCLHVCRDTTFTIEAHADSEVIFVATGNERAFAPKLYTPENTRENESCMGLWGGKAERLVRTAFEYADAPYSNLVLGETIMYEGCWSGYIPHYHPQPEVYYFRTEKPSAFGASFVGDEVFKITDGSFCAIGKNLPHPQAAAPGYRIYILWVIRHLDGDPWVREACSDEEAHKWLKP
- a CDS encoding DUF4179 domain-containing protein, producing the protein MNKEYNDNREYNEALDSLRFSGEAKARMVQGLMEAQEKPQRRARRPLSRIAAVGIAAALVLSIGAGAAVVYNKLASESFAGVFGTAHTEIVDKIGKPIGASATDNGVTITAEAIIGDKYNYAMVYEIRRDDGTPFDLTGNEYGYLPLHFEDSSTDISYMGGSHGGSFFIDETPGDNVIQFVEMMSVDGELKPGKAKASFQNLKFNDGNEDYTLIEGKWKFKFDFDFEDTSVSLPAGQTFDLNGMNAKIDRITLSPLAVRVDYTVDSEVQWDDDAPSGREPEQNRRESQRYFESLPITLHKTDGTTMDLTNAGGSISPKNGKTECQKGKVFDQIMPVEEIASITVGGIEIPVAQ
- a CDS encoding RNA polymerase sigma factor, whose protein sequence is MKQFGMQEAERLVETYSDLILRLSYTYLKSTQDAEDICQNVFLKLLTSGQVFDSPAHEKAWIIRATANACKDELRAYRRKAVGIEAAASSAAPEAPDNAVLEAVMELPQKYREAVYLHYYEGYSVRETAALLERSEAAVTTQLSRGRDKLRTLLGGDYCEQRV
- a CDS encoding FtsW/RodA/SpoVE family cell cycle protein, translating into MVLSRVRALVVSRRVCDGAVFAARKGTTGVCTCIAAMVSMMFVALAIPSTSGLLTLVLVCTALLCCAVWRGAFGGGRKRQIALALSPVALIAAGVIWIIRNIPHIRERVAAILNPALDNQYQGYLGSAVWEALFGGVVPPDSRAERLATVKGEGATQFILAAAKLQWGWIAFALVLTVVLVLLARGFQLAHRQGGVLAKMMSWAIMLTFACQTMAYVLQNFGIILFAAYGLPLFSYGGLYLCQTMLLFGLLLSTRRTGQIESGAKPVRIGRKARQARGVR
- a CDS encoding permease prefix domain 1-containing protein translates to MRLPDPVRNGLTRLLERDAAARGEQSPALPEVSPPSQKHPLPARLALWLNEATGQMRWKRARPYAADELAGHLTDQYEAFRDQGMDEAHAAEATIREMGDAVETGTALDRAWRPAPDWVMLGLVLGVAIIGKIVQYLIAGVGVYPVAANESKVQILQYLAGAVCLFAGYFLDYTWLGRHPRLTYAIWAGIMAAAFWRSPIMNGKWYYPEYGLWLFPVAFATVLYSQRGKGRQAYALA
- a CDS encoding PadR family transcriptional regulator; this encodes MGIDKSLLAGSTVLLVLRLLEEEDLYGYQMIDRLRERSDDTFAFKAGTLYPLLHTLETQGAVQSYVCASADNRTRKYYHLTEQGRARLAEKTEEWRRFSGAVNHVLKGGESHAFA
- a CDS encoding prolyl-tRNA synthetase associated domain-containing protein, with product MSAFTIDPILYEGRPADCTGRDPREIACYDLLDRLGVPFFRLDHDEAPSIECCAAVEARLGTDICKNLFLCNRQKTQFYLLLMPGDKEFRTKDLSAQLGISRLSFAGPEPMEEYLGVTPGSVSVLGLLNDPDNTVRLVIDRGVVEGRPFIGCHPCRNTSSLRIATSDLLEKILPALRHDPTYVSL
- a CDS encoding SHOCT-like domain-containing protein, which codes for MDEKIRILKMVEEGKLSAEQAVDLIDALGEPAPAAEEFGATMPAVSDAAPYENKMLRVVVDSTTGDKVNVQLPVKIIRQVLKVTGKLPIKNEELQGIDLDALTTAILECLDNETLGNIVEVSAADGTTVRVFIG
- a CDS encoding DUF2089 domain-containing protein, translated to MYQVISHCPVCGKRLKVVKLQCENCDTAIENDFALSKFDYLAAEDLFFAETFLKCRGNIKEVEKELKISYPTVRSRLDDIIRKLDGKPVAPSPAASRKKDILGALENGEISPAEALEQLKQNK
- a CDS encoding TetR/AcrR family transcriptional regulator — translated: MPKKGLSRDRIVDAAAALVEQKGLENITLHELAGALGVKTASLYNHLQGLPELNARLSERALERLMGSLESAMEGKTGTDALRALAACYRCFAREQPQLYKAMLGLPGFADNRLDELKNSYMQLFRRVLAPYGLTEQKQVHFSRLMRSVLHGFVSLEAAGFFRRAVEAEESYGFAVAQLCTQIENAAKEAAEHGAK